A portion of the Desulfuromonas acetexigens genome contains these proteins:
- a CDS encoding SAM-dependent methyltransferase, whose product MQPQPGHFYAVGIGPGSPDMLTVRAARLVEGCDTIITPQAKGSSKSLALEAVHPPPVSG is encoded by the coding sequence ATGCAGCCTCAGCCTGGGCATTTTTATGCCGTCGGCATAGGCCCGGGTTCGCCGGACATGCTGACGGTGCGAGCAGCGCGTTTGGTGGAAGGATGCGACACCATAATTACACCGCAAGCAAAGGGTTCGTCCAAGAGTCTGGCTCTGGAAGCCGTACATCCTCCCCCTGTGTCAGGATAG